A part of Rhinatrema bivittatum chromosome 16, aRhiBiv1.1, whole genome shotgun sequence genomic DNA contains:
- the LOC115077455 gene encoding extracellular calcium-sensing receptor-like, with protein sequence MILARLGVLLMIPLPISPSDVPGCTLRIQEEAGFRQDGDILIGGIFPMTADWKMPEWPSVDQPVFCQTFNVNTYGWVQAMVFAINEINQDQAFLPNISLGFLIYDSCYSIRKALEGTSRIVNAQNKSILNYQCQRQALLAAVIGESRSTISISLARLLGLYRYPQVSFFSSSPLLNDKIQFPSFFRTIPSDDIQVYGLAQLVAHFDWMWVGLISSEDDYGEFGSQLLKKELQAIGACIAFHETFPLEPGREKIYHITETVKRTSANVIFIFSSGHNVLPVVEDLAKHHITGKVWIATEGWSTSPIISTKELSNTLSGSIGLTVHEGNIRGFSDFLRNLRPSSSPSDIFIKPFWEETFRCQWQNYENPPTQAPSKFNTTRERCTGSEKLEEFNSQTSIGNDNRISYNVYNAIYSVAHALQSMKSCVPGEGPFTNKICADIQDFKPWQLLHYMRKVHFRNKLGEEMYYDSIGNPPAVYDIINWQLKPDGAISYVKVGSFDSRAPKGQELSINISAIWWNRQRAEIPRSVCSESCPLGYRKAVQKGQPLCCFDCLLCAEGEISNMTDSTICWPCPVDHWPNWSRSECAPKKIEFLTYRELLGGALAAVACFFSISTAAVLHIFIKYHDTPIAKANNRELSFLLLGALLMSFLCSLLFIGEPWPTTCLIRQSAFGVIFVLCVSCVLAKTIMVVIAFNATKPNSNLRGWLGPQVPIVIVSASTLVQILICASWLLLCPPFPEKNMKLIIDTIVWQCNECSDVAFWCMLGYMGCLACVSFVVAFLARKLPDSFNEAKWITFSMLVFLSIWFSFIPSYLSTKGKYTVAVEVFGIISSSAGILICIFFPKCYIMVLRPEMNTREQLLGKGPRKGK encoded by the exons ATGATCCTGGCCAGGCTGGGGGTCCTGCTGATGATACCCTTGCCCATCAGCCCAAGTGATGTCCCAGGATGCACCCTGAGAATTCAAGAGGAAGCGGGTTTTAGGCAGGATGGGGACATCCTGATTGGTGGTATATTCCCAATGACCGCTGACTGGAAAATGCCTGAATGGCCTTCAGTTGATCAGCCTGTCTTCTGCCAAAC GTTCAATGTTAACACCTATGGATGGGTTCAAGCCATGGTCTTCGCCATCAATGAGATTAACCAAGACCAAGCTTTCCTTCCCAACATCTCCTTGGGCTTCCTGATTTATGACAGCTGCTATTCCATAAGAAAAGCTTTAGAAGGCACGTCTCGGATTGTGAATGCGCAGAACAAGTCCATCCTGAACTACCAGTGCCAAAGACAGGCTCTATTGGCAGCTGTCATTGGTGAATCCCGATCTACCATCTCCATTTCCTTGGCCAGATTGCTAGGTCTTTACAGATACCCTCAG GTCAGCTTCTTTTCCTCTAGTCCTCTCTTGAACGATAAGATCCAGTTTCCATCCTTTTTCCGCACCATCCCGAGTGATGACATTCAGGTCTATGGGCTTGCCCAGCTTGTGGCGCACTTTGACTGGATGTGGGTGGGGTTGATATCTAGTGAGGATGACTATGGGGAATTTGGGTCACAGCTGCTGAAAAAGGAGCTACAGGCAATTGGAGCATGCATTGCCTTTCATGAGACATTCCCACTGGAACCAGGGAGAGAGAAAATCTACCACATCACTGAGACAGTCAAAAGAACTTCTGCAAATGTCATCTTCATCTTTTCTTCTGGCCACAACGTGCTACCGGTGGTGGAAGATCTTGCCAAGCATCACATCACTGGGAAGGTATGGATTGCTACGGAGGGTTGGTCAACCTCCCCCATTATTTCCACCAAGGAACTTTCTAACACGTTAAGCGGCAGCATTGGTTTAACTGTCCACGAAGGTAACATACGTGGTTTCAGTGACTTCCTGCGCAACCTACGcccttcttcttctcccagtgACATATTTATTAAGCCATTTTGGGAAGAGACCTTCAGGTGTCAGTGGCAAAATTATGAAAATCCTCCAACTCAAGCTCCTAGCAAATTCAACACCACCAGAGAACGGTGCACGGGGAGTGAAAAATTAGAAGAGTTTAATAGCCAAACTTCCATAGGGAATGACAATAGGATCAGTTACAATGTCTACAATGCAATTTATTCTGTGGCACATGCTTTACAGAGCATGAAATCCTGCGTGCCAGGGGAAGGACCCTTCACCAACAAGATATGTGCGGATATCCAGGATTTCAAACCATGGCAG CTCCTGCACTACATGAGGAAGGTGCACTTCAGGAACAAGCTGGGGGAAGAGATGTACTACGACAGCATCGGCAACCCTCCTGCCGTTTATGACATCATCAACTGGCAGCTGAAGCCTGATGGTGCCATCAGTTACGTCAAGGTGGGGAGCTTTGATTCCAGAGCACCCAAAGGGCAGGAGCTATCAATAAACATCAGCGCCATCTGGTGGAACAGACAACGTGCGGAG ATCCCACGCTCTGTGTGCAGTGAGAGCTGCCCCCTTGGTTACCGAAAGGCAGTTCAGAAAGGACAGCCCCTCTGTTGCTTTGACTGCCTCCTGTGTGCCGAAGGGGAGATTTCCAACATGACAG ATTCCACAATTTGTTGGCCTTGTCCAGTTGACCATTGGCCCAACTGGAGCAGAAGTGAATGTGCTCCAAAGAAAATAGAATTCCTCACCTATCGAGAACTCCTAGGAGGTGCTCTTGCCGCTGTTGCCTGTTTCTTCTCCATTTCTACGGCTGCTGTATTGCACATCTTCATCAAATACCATGATACACCCATTGCCAAAGCCAATAACCGGGagctctctttccttctcctagGAGCTCTACTGATGAGTTTTCTTTGTTCTCTGCTCTTCATTGGAGAACCTTGGCCAACAACCTGCTTGATACGCCAATCTGCCTTTGGTGTCATCTTCGTCCTTTGTGTCTCTTGTGTGTTGGCTAAGACCATCATGGTGGTCATCGCCTTCAATGCCACTAAACCCAACAGTAACTTGAGAGGTTGGCTAGGACCCCAGGTGCCCATTGTGATAGTTTCTGCTTCCACACTTGTTCAGATCCTCATCTGTGCCTCCTGGCTGCTGCTATGCCCTCCCTTCCCAGAGAAGAACATGAAACTGATCATTGACACTATCGTATGGCAATGCAATGAATGTTCAGATGTTGCTTTCTGGTGCATGCTGGGATACATGGGGTGCTTGGCATGTGTCAGCTTTGTGGTGGCCTTCCTTGCGCGCAAGTTGCCCGACAGCTTCAATGAGGCCAAATGGATCACGTTTAGCATGCTCGTGTTCCTGAGTATCTGGTTCTCCTTCATCCCCAGCTATCTGAGCACCAAAGGGAAGTACACGGTCGCTGTGGAAGTCTTTGGGATCATCTCATCTAGTGCAGGGATtctcatttgtatttttttccccaagtGTTACATCATGGTACTGAGACCTGAAATGAACACCAGGGAACAGCTCTTAGGAAAGGGACCAAGAAAAGGAAAGTAA
- the LOC115078181 gene encoding extracellular calcium-sensing receptor-like, with the protein MPSAIPVRNCPAMILARLAVLLMIPLPISPADSPGCTLRGQEEAGFRQDGDILIGGIFPVTSGRNVPEWPSAGQPLLCYTFDIRVYGWIQAMVFTINEINQDLVLLPNISLGFLIYDTCSSMVRALEGTARMMNGQNKPILNYQCQSRAPLAAVIGETRSTTSISMARLLGLYRYPQVSYFSSSPLLNNKIQFPSFFRTIPSDDVQVRGLAQLVVHFGWTWVGLLSSEDDYGEFGSQLLKKELQAIGACVAFHETLPDQPVKGKIHHITETVKRFSANIIIVFSSGYNVLPVMENLIKHHITGKVWIATEAWSTTALASTKELSNMLSGTIGLTVHEGDVRGFREFLHNLRPSSSPSDTFIKSFWEETFRCQWEIREDPPTQATSELNNTRVLCTGSEKLEEFKSQTSIEKDNRISYNIYNAIYSVAHALQNMKSCVPGEGPFTNKRCADIQDFKPWQLLHYMRKVRFRNKLGEEMYYDSSGNPPAVYDIVNWHPQPDNTIRYVKVGSFDSRASKGQELTINNSAIWWNTQSAKVPRSVCSESCPPGYRKAAQKGQPLCCFDCLPCAEGEISNMTDSTICWPCPVDHWPNWRRYECAPKRTEFLAFPEPLGGTLTAVACFSSIITAAVLHIFIKYYDTPIVKANNRELSFLLLGSLLTSFLCSLFFIGEPQPTTCLIRQSAFGVVFVLCVSCVLAKTIMVVIAFNATKPNSNLRGWLGPQVPIVIVSASTLVQILICVTWLLLCPPFPEKNMKLKTGIIIWQCNECSDVAFWCMLGYMGLLACVSFLVAFLARKLPDTFNEAKWITFSMLVFLSVWLSFIPGYLSTQGKYMVAVEVFGIISSSSGILVCIFLPKCYIILLRPDMNTREQLLGKGTNRKIKAF; encoded by the exons ATGCCCTCAGCAATTCCAGTGAGAAATTGCCCAGCCATGATTCTGGCCAGGCTGGCGGTCCTGCTGATGATTCCTTTGCCCATCAGTCCTGCTGATTCCCCAGGATGCACCCTGAGAGGTCAAGAGGAAGCGGGTTTTAGGCAGGATGGGGACATCCTGATTGGTGGGATATTCCCAGTGACCTCCGGCAGGAATGTGCCTGAATGGCCTTCAGCTGGGCAGCCTCTCCTCTGCTACAC GTTTGACATCAGGGTCTATGGTTGGATTCAAGCCATGGTCTTCACCATCAATGAGATTAACCAGGATCTGGTCCTCCTTCCCAACATCTCCTTGGGCTTCCTGATCTATGACACCTGCTCCTCCATGGTGAGGGCTCTTGAAGGCACCGCTCGGATGATGAATGGGCAGAACAAGCCCATCCTGAACTATCAGTGCCAGAGTCGGGCACCGCTGGCAGCTGTCATTGGTGAAACGCGATCTACCACCTCAATTTCCATGGCCAGATTGTTGGGGCTTTACAGATACCCTCAG GTCAGCTACTTTTCCTCTAGTCCCCTCCTGAACAACAAGATCCAGTTTCCTTCCTTTTTCCGCACCATCCCGAGTGATGACGTCCAGGTCCGTGGGCTTGCCCAGCTGGTGGTGCACTTTGGTTGGACTTGGGTGGGGCTGTTGTCCAGCGAGGATGACTATGGGGAATTTGGCTCCCAGCTGCTAAAAAAAGAGCTACAAGCGATTGGAGCCTGTGTTGCCTTTCATGAGACCCTCCCAGATCAACCAGTGAAAGGGAAAATCCACCACATCACTGAGACAGTCAAAAGATTCTCTGCCAATATTATCATTGTCTTTTCTTCTGGTTATAATGTGCTACCGGTGATGGAGAATCTAATCAAGCATCACATCACCGGGAAGGTGTGGATTGCAACGGAGGCCTGGTCAACCACTGCTCTTGCTTCCACCAAGGAACTTTCTAACATGTTAAGCGGCACCATTGGCTTAACTGTCCACGAAGGCGACGTTCGTGGCTTCAGGGAATTCCTGCACAACCTACGCCCTTCCTCTTCTCCCAGTGACACATTTATTAAGTCATTTTGGGAAGAAACCTTCAGATGTCAGTGGGAAATTCGTGAGGATCCTCCAACCCAGGCTACCAGTGAATTGAACAACACCAGAGTCTTGTGCACGGGGAGTGAAAAGCTAGAGGAGTTTAAGAGCCAAACGTCCATCGAGAAAGACAACAGGATCAGTTATAACATCTACAATGCAATTTATTCTGTGGCACATGCCTTACAGAACATGAAATCCTGCGTGCCAGGGGAAGGGCCCTTCACCAACAAGAGATGTGCGGACATCCAGGATTTCAAGCCATGGCAG CTCCTTCACTACATGAGGAAGGTGCGCTTCAGGAACAAGTTGGGGGAGGAGATGTACTATGACAGCAGTGGCAACCCTCCTGCTGTGTATGACATCGTCAACTGGCATCCGCAGCCTGACAATACCATCCGCTACGTCAAGGTGGGAAGCTTTGATTCCAGAGCATCCAAAGGACAGGAGTTGACCATAAACAACAGCGCCATCTGGTGGAACACACAAAGTGCCAAG GTTCCACGCTCTGTGTGCAGTGAGAGCTGTCCACCCGGGTACCGGAAGGCAGCTCAGAAAGGACAGCCCCTCTGTTGCTTCGACTGCCTCCCATGTGCCGAAGGGGAGATTTCCAACATGACAG ATTCTACAATTTGTTGGCCATGTCCAGTTGACCATTGGCCCAATTGGAGAAGATATGAATGTGCACCAAAGAGAACAGAATTCCTTGCCTTTCCAGAGCCTCTAGGGGGCACTCTCACTGCTGTTGCCTGTTTCTCCTCCATCATCACGGCTGCTGTGTTGCACATCTTCATCAAATACTATGATACACCTATTGTCAAAGCCAATAATCGTGagctctctttccttctcctggGATCTCTATTGACAAGTTTTCTTTGTtctctgttcttcattggagaACCTCAGCCAACAACCTGCTTGATACGTCAATCTGCCTTTGGTGTCGTCTTTGTCCTCTGTGTCTCTTGTGTGTTGGCCAAGACCATCATGGTGGTCATTGCCTTCAATGCCACCAAACCCAACAGTAACTTGAGAGGATGGTTAGGACCTCAGGTGCCCATTGTGATAGTTTCTGCTTCCACACTTGTTCAGATCCTAATCTGTGTCACCTGGCTGCTGCTCTGCCCTCCCTTCCCAGAGAAGAACATGAAACTGAAGACTGGAATCATCATATGGCAGTGCAATGAATGTTCAGATGTTGCATTCTGGTGCATGCTGGGATACATGGGACTCCTGGCATGTGTCAGCTTCCTGGTGGCCTTCCTTGCACGCAAGTTGCCAGACACTTTCAATGAGGCCAAATGGATCACATTTAGCATGCTCGTGTTTCTGAGCGTCTGGCTGTCCTTCATCCCAGGATATCTCAGCACCCAGGGGAAGTACATGGTTGCTGTGGAGGTCTTTGGGATCATCTCTTCCAGCTCAGGGATTCTCGTTTGTATTTTCTTACCCAAGTGTTACATCATATTACTAAGACCTGACATGAACACCAGGGAACAGCTCTTAGGGAAAGGGACCAATAGGAAAATAAAAGCCTTTTAG